The following are from one region of the Nicotiana tabacum cultivar K326 chromosome 3, ASM71507v2, whole genome shotgun sequence genome:
- the LOC107769657 gene encoding uncharacterized protein LOC107769657 gives MVTSWILNSLSKEIADSVEYASDVVEWWKELEDRYEQTNGARLYQIQKEIKDLSQKALDVTSYYTKLKKLWEELNTLNKRTQCSCLCNCGPKESMYKSEQDRRLIQFLMGLNEVYIIIRWSILMMNTLPTLARAFSLLIQDEKQREIKPNKSCRLSPPL, from the coding sequence ATGGTCACTTCATGGATTCTGAATTCTCTTTCCAAAGAAATTGCGGATAGTGTAGAATATGCGAGTGATGTTGTTGAGTGGTGGAAGGAGTTGGAGGATCGCTATGAACAAACCAATGGAGCTAGATTGTATCAAATTCAGAAAGAAATCAAGGATCTCTCCCAAAAAGCCCTTGACGTCACTAGCtattatactaagctgaaaaagtTATGGGAAGAGCTGAATACTCTGAACAAGAGGACTCAATGTAGCTGCCTTTGTAATTGTGGCCCAAAGGAAAGCATGTACAAATCTGAACAAGATAGGAGGTTGATACAATTTCTCATGGGACTCAATGAAGTGTACATTATCATTCGATGGAGTATTCTTATGATGAATACACTGCCTACGTTGGCTCGAGCCTTCTCCTTACTTATCCAGGATGAAAAGCAAAGAGAGATCAAGCCAAATAAAAGTTGTCGATTAAGTCCACCTCTTTGA